A single genomic interval of Aedes aegypti strain LVP_AGWG chromosome 1, AaegL5.0 Primary Assembly, whole genome shotgun sequence harbors:
- the LOC5575225 gene encoding uncharacterized protein LOC5575225 codes for MRHYFIWIAAVQLVTAEVFFEQNVEENLLTVVPCVKRLCEKYFKSERAMKGSLAIINIKPDTSQFQLSILKSFNEDPRHEMGVMVKDGRKKHQNASHVTEKAKNYLLMVSDSSELDPPINQLRRLPTWNPLAQVVVLFTSEMTPLIFEIEVRNALQKLFENSVLNTNVMVQRYGTSVLEVWTWFPYENGGCADDIVNIRLIDECEYTEISVEDVEQAESNGFVDPDLEYLNETYANSSYAIQRDLEVGDDDASSTSQETVWMFREKHFFADFGPKIPKDYNDCPLKVSTPIWEPFVVGNETFIEKGLEVLMIEAITARMRLTPVYRIIEPERTTARITADNITGFYADLIKRRTDVMIGGLYENPISRKLLSSTIPYYQDDLTWCVPTARHAPKWLNVFIIFNVWTWLIAIVIVFFAAGIIYCFNHVEKGYPENYTWMALQSLALSLSVYAHYWPKRFSVRLFLVGYMFYGIHWSAAYHSFLISVLTRPRFETQVATVETAIEQNFHFAGAENTLVFFDRPDSFSKHIARIYETCPNMDDCLARLHSERTIAVAISRAHSHNSKSIGEAEIFCFPRTDNIQTYSVGMMVKKDFHLLPKINDLIRRISESGLLGKWQVESDKIRIDEDLDEGGGGGDGHGDGQIVLKVEHIEGAFILGAVGLGLATISFIVEVVYFKLKQKYKWDDSTFSNLIC; via the exons ATGCGGCACTATTTCATTTGGATCGCGGCTGTCCAACTGGTAACCGCGGAAGTCTTCTTCGAGCAGAACGTCGAAGAGAATCTCCTGACGGTGGTTCCCTGCGTGAAGCGTCTCTGTGAGAAATACTTCAAATCGGAACGGGCCATGAAGGGTTCGCTGGCCATCATCAACATCAAACCGGACACGTCGCAGTTCcagttgagcattttgaaatcgttcaacgAAGATCCGCGGCACGAGATGGGCGTCATGGTTAAGGACGGCCGGAAGAAGCACCAGAACGCCTCGCACGTGACCGAGAAGGCCAAGAACTACCTGCTGATGGTGAGCGACTCTTCGGAGCTGGATCCTCCGATCAACCAGCTGCGGCGGTTGCCCACGTGGAATCCGTTGGCCCAGGTGGTGGTTTTGTTCACCTCGGAGATGACTCCGTTGATTTTCGAGATCGAAGTTCGGAACGCGCTGCAGAAGCTGTTCGAGAACTCGGTGTTGAACACTAATGTGATGGTTCAGCGGTACGGGACTAGCGTCCTGGAAGTGTGGACTTGGTTTCCGTATGAGAACGGGGGTTGTGCGGATGACATTGTGAATATACGGTTGATCGATGAGTGCGAATATACGGAAATATCTGTCGAGGACGTGGAACAAGCGGAAAGTAACGGATTCGTAGACCCGGATCttgaatatttgaatgaaaCGTACGCCAACAGTTCTTATGCGATACAAAGAGACTTGGAGGTTGGAGATGACGATGCATCATCAACCTCCCAGGAAACCGTATGGATGTTCCGCGAGAAGCACTTCTTCGCGGACTTTGGACCGAAGATACCGAAAGACTACAACGACTGTCCGCTGAAGGTGTCCACGCCCATATGGGAGCCGTTCGTAGTGGGCAACGAAACGTTCATCGAGAAGGGCCTGGAGGTGCTGATGATCGAAGCGATCACCGCCAGAATGAGGCTCACGCCGGTTTACCGGATCATCGAACCGGAAAGGACCACGGCGCGGATCACGGCCGACAACATCACCGGGTTCTACGCGGATTTGATCAAGAG GCGAACGGACGTCATGATTGGCGGTCTGTACGAGAACCCCATCAGCCGGAAGCTCCTATCGTCGACCATTCCGTACTACCAGGACGATTTGACGTGGTGCGTTCCGACGGCTCGGCACGCTCCCAAGTGGCTCAACGTGTTCATCATCTTCAACGTGTGGACCTGGCTGATTGCGATCGTGATCGTGTTCTTCGCTGCGGGCATCATCTACTGCTTCAACCACGTGGAGAAGGGCTACCCGGAGAACTACACCTGGATGGCGTTGCAGTCCCTGGCGTTATCCTTGAGTGTCTACGCCCATTACTGGCCGAAACGATTCTCCGTTCGGCTGTTCCTGGTTGGATACATGTTCTACGGAATACACTGGAGCGCCGCCTATCACAGTTTCCTCATATCGGTTCTCACGCGGCCTCGTTTCGAGACTCAGGTCGCTACGGTGGAAACTGCGATCGAGCAAAACTTCCACTTCGCTGGAGCGGAGAATACTCTGGTGTTCTTCGACAGGCCGGATTCCTTCTCGAAGCACATCGCTCGCATCTATGAGACTTGTCCCAATATGGACGACTGCTTGGCGCGCTTGCATTCGGAACGGACGATCGCGGTGGCCATTTCCCGGGCGCATTCGCATAATAGCAAGAGCATTGGCGAGGCGGAGATCTTCTGCTTCCCCAGAACGGACAACATCCAGACCTATTCGGTGGGAATGATGGTGAAGAAGGATTTCCATCTGTTGCCGAAGATCAACGATTTGATTAGGAGGATCAGCGAATCTGGGTTGCTGGGCAAGTGGCAAGTGGAGAGCGACAAAATtcgtattgatgaggatttggACGAAGGAGGCGGGGGAGGTGATGGCCATGGTGATGGGCAGATCGTCCTGAAGGTGGAGCATATCGAAGGCGCATTTATCCTGGGAGCCGTGGGACTTGGCCTGGCAACGATCTCCTTCATAGTGGAAGTGGTTTATTTCAAGTTGAAGCAAAAGTACAAGTGGGATGATTCCACTTTCAGCAATTTGATCTGTTAG